GTCAGTTACCCGGTCCATCAAAGCCGGTCTTCAGTTCCCGGTCGGTCGTATTGGAAGGTACTTGAAGAAAGGTCGGTATGCTCAACGTGTCGGTTCTGGTGCTCCGGTTTACTTGGCTGCGGTTCTTGAGTACCTTGCTGCTGAGGTATATATACAACttcaattttaattttgattttccgtctcaatcatttcttCACCTTTGATTAAATTAAATTCCGCTCACAATGTATACACAATTGaactttaattttgatttttcatctcaattattaattaatttatgatTGTGTGATTTTAGGTGTTGGAATTGGCGGGAAATGCGGCACGTGACAACAAGAAGAACAGGATAATCCCAAGGCACGTGCTACTGGCAATAAGGAACGATGAAGAGCTCGGAAAGCTGTTAGCTGGAGTGACAATTGCACATGGAGGAGTGTTGCCGAACATTAACCCGATTCTGTTGCCTAAGAAGACTGCTGAGAAGTCTCCTAAGGAACCTAAGTCTCCATCCAAGGCGGCTAAATCGCCAAAGAAAGCTGCTGCTTAAGGACTGATTTTAAGTGTTTCGTGTATGTAATCTAAGTAGGGTTTCGAAATAGTTTAGTATCGGTAGTGGTATCTGGTATGGTGGTATCGTATTTTAGAGTTGATTTCTGATCAATTCTCGTATTTTGTATTATCTGAAGTGTTATGAATGAAACATTTATGATATATAAAACTTCAGTTCAGGCCTCTTTCGAGTTGattgttttctttaattttgcTGCTTTTGTTTATCAACCGCTTTTCTATCAATGTTGATCAGTAGATGTGATTCCGGTGTATTTTGCTCAGTGATGGGTCTATCAGTTATTTATTCTATTCTTGAGTTAGTCAACAGATTCGAGTTTTAACTGATGGATTCTGCATTTCACTTTGTATTGCTGGTGAGTGCTGCAGACTCTGGTGTTCAATTATATCAATATTTTTTTACGGAGTTTGTACTGTGCTGAAACTCCGGCGTATGAACTCTATAAGAGGAATGTTGATGGAAAAATGACTTAGAATGGAATTTTGACTACGAATGGAATTGGTCTCCCGTAATTAATGCCTAATGTGCGTTAAATGAAAGTATTACTTCCACTAGATTCAGAAAGAGGGATAACTGAAAGTTTCAGTAAGAACGTGAATTGGAAATTCAGAATCATGAGACTCTTAATTGTATCAGCATCTCAGTCGTAACATACAGGTGATGCAAGTTCGCATCAATCATTGAGAAAAGTCACTAAGACTGTCAATCGGAATCATGAGGCTCTCAATTGTATGAGTATCTCAGTCGTAATATGTACTGGTCTCCCGTAATGATTGCCCGAGTCATTTTTCACTCTCACGCAATTCTGTCAGCACGTCAACTTTCTAGATCTGTTCTCGCAAACTGTAAGAATTTGGTGTGCTGGTCACTGATGCGCGGTTTTATGCTTAATCTCAAAGCGTACTGATTGTGCTCGAACAATAGTTTCACTTACCACTTACGCAATGGATTCTGTAAATTTTGAATGCGTAATCACAGATACAGACCATTTCCATCTCACATAAGAAATGCTCCCCGGAAACAGTTCTGAAGTACATTTGAGAGAATTACAGTTACCTTCATAACACGGAAAATTCTTACAGCAAGAAACCATGAGCAAATGCTTGAAGCACTCAATTATCCTCCTAAGCTAATTAATCTAATCGTGTAGTGTGTGAGTACTCTTAGTTTTTCTATTGTTCTGAATGGGCAACTCATGGGTTTTTCAAAGGTTGCAGAGATTGAGACAAGGGAACCCTATGTCTTTGATACTACTTAAATAGTTTGAGACTAAAGAGAACAAAAAGCAGGGAAATAAATGTAAATAAGGGAAGAATAGATGTTGAATTAATGAAATTGATAGGCATTACATAGCAAATTCCGCAGTGAATGATTCACCTGAGAATTAACTCTTAAATACACCAGAATAGTAATTTTTCTAAATGCTTTATTCTGACCTAGGATCCTACTTAAATAGTGAAGCTTCCTTGGAGCACAATCACAAAATATGATAGTACCAAGATAGCTTAGTGTTTGGCATTTAGCTAATTTAACGGCTACATTATTTTAGTGGTCCTAATGAGGTAGTACTTCTGGTGCCTCCACCCTTACTCCATAAGCTGGCTCAATCCTATTGGTGGAGCACATATATTCCCTTCTTTCATTCTGTTATGCATAGTTGACATTCCCTCATCTCTAAATTTGGTAACATTTGCATCTCCCCCATTGGAATGACTTTTGGCGCGCAAATTAGTTGGTTAAGGTTTGCATCGACTTCATTTGTTTGGACTATATCAATACCCTCCTCTTGAGAAAATCCTTGTCCCCAAGGATTAAAATTAGGAAAAAATTTCTTTAAGTCATAGAGATAATCCCAAGTGGAATCTTCTAAGGAATAGTTAGTGCATTTGACTAAGACCTTGGTTACATTACTTCTCCCCCTTTTCACAAATTTCTTTGGAATGATCAATTCAGGTTCTTCTGGTGAATCATGAGGATCTTCAGTGTTGGCTGGTGTAGTCCCATAGTAGCCGTTGAGTAGAGACACGTGGAAAGTAGAGTGAATTTTTGCACCATGAGGTAGTGTTAATTTGTATGCCTTTTTACCAATTCTCTGTAGAATGTGTGATGTTCCATAATACCTTTTGGCTAACTTTTGATTACCCCTGCTGGCCACTGTGCTATGCCTGTATGGTTGGAGTTTAAGGTACACATAGTCTCCTACACTGAACTTCCTGTCACTTCTTTTCATGTCTGCATGTTGCTTCATTCCATTTGGAGCCCTAGCAAGGTTCATCCTCACACAGAGCATGGCCTCTTCTCTTGGCATCATAGTCTTTTCTACTGCATCGACCTCACTGTCACCAGGCATGTAAGGCAAGTGTAACGGGGGTGGGTGCCCATACAGTACCTCATAGGGAGTCATTCTTAGGGTAGTGTGGTAGGAAGTGTTATACTAGTATTCGGCTCATGGTAACCACTTACACCAATCTACAGGAGCCTCATTACAAAAGCATCCAAGGTAAGTTTCAAGGCATCTATTTAGTACCTCTATTTGCCCATCAGATTGAGGGTGATAGGCAGAAGTCGTGTGTAAGTTCACTCCATAGATGGAGAATAATTCATGCCAAAATTACTTAGGAATATTGAATTCCTGTCTCAAATTCTCTCCTCACGCATTCCATGATGCTTGTAGACATTGTCAAAATAGGCATGTGTACCTTAGTGGCTCTATATGGGTGTTGTAGGGCTATGAAGTGGGCTGATTTACTAAGTCTATCAACCACTACCATAATGGAGTCCATTCCTAGAGTAAAACTTCTAGGACTCGATTTTTGGACAAACTTAGGACTCGAATTTTAACAGTGTAACGGACTGTTTGGTTgtgattaaaatgactaaaacaaacacaaataacAATGATTTTTGACAGAGACTCTAAGGACTTGACTTGGACACTTGAATGGATTGTTTTAAGGAccaacaaacaacacaaggacATTTTTAAAAGCTAAGAaacgactcaaccacaacaaggCACGAAACAGCCTGTTTTGGACGAAAATAAGACCTTAATTAACTTGAGTAATTTGAATGAAAAcaatggaaataagattgtaatttaaatgcttatgaactgaacattcaaataacaatttccACAAGGACTTAAAACAACGAAAACATaaactttgggactgttttgacacgaaaacaagaacaagtaaccgggataggacttaaactagatcacgaagcaggtttaagccttggaattaaactcaagatcacgaagcaagagctaattccgcctcaaacactaagtaatgaggggttttctgcactaagcaagaagaaaattgattgaaaacttcagtttcaaactcatattttaattcactcaaatctcCAATTCTCATTAGGTTTGCTTcgtttatatagaccaagccttacaatcttgacccttgattacaaacTACATCTAAGGGTCACGAAATGAGCAGCTAAATGACAtaaaaaacggcagccaaggtcttacaatgctgaaattgaacatgacataaagcaaagaaattataaagtaaactaatagtgcagtcttccttgtttgtagctcaacttcttatttatgattatatggactgattggaGGTTTGTGGAACCGTGTATGCCTCCTATGCTACACCCAAAAAGTCGcttgagctttgttggaataaaagaggaaagattgatagcgacatttagttcattgttcaaaaccgggtccccttgtacGTTTGCAAATAttcttcaaataatttctgaatGGTAGCTCTAggagataaaagatcctacacaaaaacgtcccaaactcacccaaGATAAGAATTAAGACGTTGGAGCCATGACTTCTTAGACGGTTTTGGAGTTAGACCTCAAATTATGACGAGGTCCAAAATCGTGGAAAATGGAGCTTGGTGTTTTTTGCAATTTCACTTCAATTCCCATAGATTTAGGCAGGACATTTATGAAATCTATATTGACTCCAGTCCATATTGTGTGTGAGATGGGAATGGGTTGCAACTTCCGAAGAGTAGCAAACAATTCAGCCAATTCTGCAATGTTGACCCTTAACAAGGCGTCTGCTGCCACATTATCTTTCCCTTTCTTATAGACAATTTGATAGTCATATACCCAATGGGTTTTGCTAGTCATTTCTACTGTAGGGGATTGGTGACCCTTTGTTCTAGCATATACTTAAGTCTTTGGTAATCTGTTTTGATCACAAATGGTCTCTCTGCCAAGTATTGGTTCCACTCGGTGATATCATGTATGATGGCCAGGAGTTCTTTCTCATAAGTAGACATAGTTTGGTGTCTTGGTGCTAGAGCCTTACTGATGTAAGCTATGGGGTGGTGATATTGCATTAACACAACCCCAATTCCTTCTCCTAACGCATCTGTTTCTACTACAAATGGTTTAGAAAAATTAGGTAATGCCAGGACGGGTGTTGTTGTCATCAAATCCTTCAAATGCCCATGTGCATTAGAATTCCAATGGCACCCATCCTTTTTTAACAAGTTAGTCAGAGGTTTACTGATTATACCATAATTGTGTATAAGTCTTCTGTAATACCCTGTTAACCCCAAGAATGAGTCGGCTTACCATTAATGAGCACAAAGTAATTTACGGATTTAACACATCGCATAacattatcaatcaatcaattatgAAATCCTATCCCAACCAGAACTTTCTCAAGAAAATCCCATTCAACCCGATCATAGGCCTTCGACATGTCAAGTTTTAATGCCATATCGCCACCCTCACCTCTTGAATTCTTTATATGAtgaaatagttcgaaagcaataagtATATTATCACTATTCAAGACGTCCTGACATAAAAACACTTTGATTTTCTAAAACAATATTTCCCAGGAATTTTTTAAGTCGATTAGCCAAAACCTTCGACATCAACTTGTACAACACATTACATAAACTAATTCACAATATTTTGGTGGATAGAATGataaatacttcctccattcaactccactctaccactttcttttttcacgtttgccaacacgtgttttacgcgctaaatatcgttagctacgaatttgaaaaaattataaaagttatatatttttaatgtacttctaaagacgaatcaaacaagatcccacatgaatatattttcacttacgtatcgagagaaaattgaaattgaatactCACTCGTGAATAGTGTAGAAaaatgaaataggtagagtggagttgaatggaggaagtagaatcttaccaaagttggctggtgtgagtggtaagggctctcatctcttaaacaagtggtcagaggttcgattcctgactcttgcgaatgaaaaagtcaaacttgggaggggtcaacccattaaattgccttgaTCGAAAGAGATTTCATTTGTCGgaggggatactcctggtcaacaccaaaaaaaaaaagaatgataaATAGAATCAAGGGTGGATTGGTGGAATACACACGGATCGCCACACCTAAACTCTCAATCTCAACCGTTGATTTCATCCATACCAAAATCCACGTCATCAATCCGTGTCCTTCCCCACTCCCTATAAATACATTTCTTCATCCTCAACATTTTCCACAACAATCTCAACCATTCTCTCTACACAAACCCTCTCAATCTCTCTCTACTTCTCTGAAATATCCTAACCAAACCCGATATCCTAAAATGGATACTACCGGCGGAAAGGCGAAGAAGGGAGCAGCTGGAAGGAAAGCCGGCGGTCCAAAGAAGAAGTCAGTCACTCGGTCCATCAAAGCCGGTCTTCAGTTCCCGGTCGGTCGTATTGGAAGGTACTTGAAGAAAGGTCGGTATGCTCAACGTGTCGGTTCTGGTGCTCCGGTTTACTTGGCTGCGGTTCTTGAGTACCTTGCTGCTGAGGTATATATACAATTCaactttaattttgattttccgtctcaatcatttccTTACCTTTGATTAAATTAAATTCTGCTCACAATGTATATACACAATTGaactttaattttgatttttccgtctatcatttgtttatcttcGATTAAATTAAATTCTGCTTACAATGTATATACAATGTAACTTTAATTTTGATATTTCATCTCAatcatttattaatttatttacgaTTGTTTGAATTAGGTATTGGAATTGGCGGGAAATGCGGCACGTGACAACAAGAAGAACAGGATAATCCCAAGGCACGTGCTGCTGGCAATAAGGAACGATGAAGAGCTCGGAAAGCTGTTAGCTGGAGTGACAATTGCACATGGAGGAGTGTTGCCAAACATAAACCCGATTCTGTTGCCTAAGAAAGCTGCTGAGAAGTCACCAAAGGAACCTAAGTCTCCATCCAAGGCGACTAAATCGCCAAAGAAAGCTGCTGCTTAAGAAGCGATTTTAAGTGATTTGTGtatgtaatcaatctaattaGGGTTTCAGAATAGTTTAGTATCGGTAGTGGTAACTGGTATGGTGTCGTATCTTATTTTAGAGTTGATTTCTGATCGATTCTCGTATTTTGTTTTTTCTGAAGTGTTCTGAATGAAACTTTTATGAAATATAAACTTCAGTTCAGGCATCTTTTGAGTTGAATGTTTTCTTGAATTTTCTTCTCAATTCTCGTCATTTGCTTTTGAGTTGAATGTTTTCTTGAATTTTCTTCTCAATTCTCGTCATTTGCTTTTGTTTATCGACCTCTTTTCTATTGATGTTGAACAATAGATGTGATTTCGGTGTATGTTTCTCAGCGACGGTTTTACCAGTTAATTAACCGCTTGTGTGATTCACTTAGTATTTTCGATTACTGGTGAGTGGTTCGGACTACTGGTGTTCAATTATATCAATGTTTTTTTTCAGAGTTTGCACTGTACTGAAACTCTGTAAGCGGAATGTTGATGGATCAATGACTTAAGAATGGAGCTGGTCTCCTGCAATGAATACTCGATTGTATATGGTAAATGGAAGTATTACTTGCATTACATTCAGAAAGAAAGATAAACGGAAGTCCTGGAGTACGTTTCTACTTCGGATCTAGGTTTGATAACTGAGAGCAATCCCTGGATTTTTGTAACATGCAGGTGATGCAAGTTCGGATCAACCATTGAGAAAAGTCAGTAAGACTGAATCGGAATCATGAGACTCTCAGTTGTATCAGCATTGCAGTTGTAATATAATCATGAGACTCTCAGTTGTATCGACATCAACTTTAAGAACTGTTCCCGAAACTATAAGAATTTGGTGTGCTGGTCATTTATGCGCGGTTTTCCCTGAGTTCAGTTGGAAGAGAAGGAATGTGCTGAGAATTTCCAGATTCTCAGACTCACAGATGAACCATCAAGCttcaaaaatgaaaaatattCACCTCACAGAGTATATTTACCGTGTATGATTGGATTTACAGAAACCCGCTACTCTAGTTTATATATATGGCTTGTTAAAATAGAAGAGAGATTTTGTATAAAGGGGAGACCTGAACAACCAATAGTCCAATATAGGCATTGTGCCGAGACACGGAAACAAAGCTGGCGATTTGGACATACTGATATCGATTACATAACAATTCAACTCAGATTTACAACTGGAGAAAAGTTCAATGGCGTCAAATCAAATTTCGACAAAAGATCAGGCTAAAATACACACTTACGCAATGGATTCTGGAAATTTGGAATTTGCGTGCGTAATCAAACAGATACAGACCATTTCCATCTCACATAAGAAACGCTCCCTGGAAACAGTTCTGAAGTACATTTCACAGAAGTATATTGATCTAGAAGGCAGGCATAGCCACAGTTCACAAGCTTTATAAGGTCAAACTCAGAAAATTTAAGCAATATAACAGCCGGCGTCGTCCATCAACAAactattaatgtcacattctttacAGGTTTGGAAATAGCATGCAAGAAAGGTAAAACATGCTCATCACTAGCAAGCTGAATCAATGTGCGCGATCCTTGAATACATCTAGACCCATCTCTGTAGGATCAGTTGCTTGCAACTCTACCTGAATGCCATCCAACTCCCTCTTGAATCTGTCCTTCGAGCTTGCATATATCATTTTGCTTCTCACCTTTGCTGTGTCGGGAGACCTTCATAAAGAATCCAAATTAGCCATGCAACTTAGACTTCTCATATTACGTCTTGCAGCCTTTGACATACACTCGACACTTAAGACACTAGTAAAACTGTAAAAGTCCATAACATCTGAATGTTCATAAATGGCCGAGTAAGACACTTAGACGGATCCACATAAGATAACTCTAATTATTTCAGGTAGGTTGCATCTTATTAGATAAAGGCGCGACCGCGCAATTAGCCTCACATTAATTCATCATGAGACTGTGTTACGGAAGctttccatatttccaatggagccaaagattcattactctttggttatggattataatggaataaatcaaaatgactcactaaagtggctgcacttctttcttttgtgaagtagcggtccttcgatgcagttctcgatgcatcttgggtcattcggaaacaacctctttgtgttgctaacacaagggtaaggctgcgtacatccgaccccctcttaccccgcaatttgcgggagccattgaggcactagggtaatgttgttgttgtactCTGTTACGGAAGATTAATTGGAAACAGTTATCTCTAACCAAATCACTTACCTTCTGGTAGCTCTGCAAGGGATTGAACTAACTAAGATGCAAGTCAAAAATTTACCATGCAATGAAAAAAATCTTGCTTTTCTGGCAATTCTCCTCGGTCACAAAATCGAAGTCGAAAACAGCATAGCGGCATTCATCAGCTGGAAGTGCTTTAGTGAAATCTTCATAAGTGTCAGCTGGCATTCCCAACTTCTCAACAATTACCTGCTTTTGCTCCATCTCAATCTTGAATACAATGAAGCGGTATGTGCGCTTAGCTTTCAAGTCCAGAAAATTCAGCTTGCAATCATCATGCACAGCCATCCCAGAAGCTGCGTTAGCCTGTTAATTGTGCAGAAAAAAGAGAGTAAGATCTAATTGGATCGCAAAAGAACTTACGCACGACAGTGAGGGCACACCATGACACGAGTATATCCATAGGACCATACATAAGTTGAAACAAATACACTGACAGCAGTTTAGAGTGAGTAAGACAGTGCAGCTCAGAACCTTTTTAAATTGAGTTACGTCTGTTACACCCTCTTCACCAACGCCACCATTTCATACTATGGCGAAAAGCCACTGTCTATTACATCCTAGTTCCCATGTTGAAATTCTGAATTCCACTATATCTTTAGCAAACATGAACCGATTCGCTCACATAAAACTTAACAAACTGGCATTTACATTATCTACAAATACTAAAAGGTACATACATTCTCATTATCAAAATGGACAATCCGACATCTACATTATCGCGAAACAATGAAAGGCTGACTTTTGAATATTAACAAATACTAAAGTACATACTCGTATACTATGTCAAAAGTTCAACTCTAAAAGGTCGACAAAAATCTCatctcgtcatcaaataatatctAAATGGACACTCTTACTTGCCTCATAATCGAGCATAGCATGATTTTGGAATCAAAATTATCGGGCCACCAAATCTCATATGCTATCAACTCCATAATACATTTATGTTTGATACGCACTAACGCACCAAACACACGAAGAACAGAGGAAGGGCTATTTAGTAATTCTAGCTTCTATTTTGTTTATCCTTTTCCGTAAGCTATATAAAGcctaacacaaattctcattatagacgggagatatccatctatagttatagacgggccaaatattcacccactttaagcataagacaagcaacaagttgcatggtGGGGCCCAACAATGTCACCActtaagcatatttgacccgtctttcactttagacggatatattcgtccgtctatagtgagactaaCTGAAAGCCTAATGAGGCTAATGTGAAGCTACTTTTTGAAATTCTCTTTTGAGTAAATGAATCATTTCTTTGTATCACTTACATTCCTCTCCTATTCCATTAATTACATAGCTTAATCCGAGTCAATTGCAACCGATCAATGAAGATTAGCTTTAGATCACTAGCCTATCAAGTATCAACTACTCAGTTGATACAGCCCAAAATTTGCCAAATGTCCACAACAATCAGACATTACTGCGACGCaagattatcaatcaattactgaATTACGGACTTTATCAATCAATTACTGAATTACGGATCTTTACAACTACCTAAAGTGCAAACCCTAGACCAACACTCAGCTTAAAAACTACTCCCTCTGTcacagtcatttgttgtccttggTTTTGGCATAAAGATAAGCAAAGAGGAGagagtcaattactaaatgacatgtggaccaaattgggtgtgaatgaccaaattgttcatcaaatgcattcctaaaatagaaagaacaacaattgacgGAGACAaacaaaatggaataggacaacaaatgaccggggcggagggagtaaattattaaaatgcTCAATCTTAGATAATCATTTTCCAATCAGCTAATCCAATCACTAATTAAATACAAGAACTACATGAATCCACAGACAATTCTAACAAGTACGCGGTATAATTATATGAACTactgtattatttacaggtaaaATTATCTAATTGAAACTAATCAATTATTAAAATGCTCAATCCTAATAGAATCATTTTCAAATCagctaatcaatcattaaattaaataCGATAATTACATGAATCTACTGATAATTCTAACACGTAGGCGATTTAATTATATGAACTACAGTATAACTATAATTTACATGTAAAATCATCTAATTATAAACTAATCAGCAATCCGATAATCAGAGTATAAATAAATTAATACTccttccgtctcaatcatttgtttacctttgaatacaatatctctcaaaatgaatataaaacgtaaacaaatgactgagacggaaaGAGTGTAGACTAAATTACACAAGAATACACATCAATTAGTCACAGTAAAATATTCAACAGTAAAAAGTACGGAGATATAGAGATCGGTGAATAATTACCATGGTGGAAAAGATAGTAAAGTGGTCGGTGAATGCGGTGAAAATGGAGGAGATAGATTTAGATAATATAGCGGGAGAGATATTTGAGGGGGAAATGAAGAGTGTGAAGACTGCGTATAAACCAAGTTCAAGGCAATTAAACGGTGTTTGTGCAAGTGTGTCCAATGTCTTATTGCGCTACTTTATCGCAATTTAATATCCACCCCTTATATATCAATTTCATGAGCTAGTTTGGTTATAGAGGATATATCGTTTATAGCTAAAGACGGATCAAATAATTTAAAAGTGGTAACATTTTTTTGCCTCCGccaccccacttgttgcttgtcctattaaGAATGTGGTattatatttgacccgtctttaattatataCGGATGTGTGCCGTCTATAATTAGATTTTGgacaatttcattttctctagAATAAGGAGTTAATAATACTCAGGCCCTGTTCTTTTCGACTGaaacttatatgatctgaactgaacttataagatctgaacttaactgaacttataggatctgaacttaactgaacttataggatctgaacttaactgaacttataggacctgaactgaacttataagatctgaactgaacttaacttataggatctcgaatcgaacttaaattaagtgacgtataggatctcgaatcgaacttataggatctcgaatcaatcgaatcgaacttataggatctcgaatcgaatcgaacttataggatctcgaatcgaatcgaacctataggatctgaactgaacttatgggatctgaagtgaacttaaattaagtgactttaagtccaaaagaacagggcctccCTCCTTCTTGATTAATTATTGTTCTTTGATTTAATACAAACTCTACAGAAATAGGAGGAgaccaattattaaatgacaatgacCAAATTGTGTGTGAATgatcattcttaaaataaaaaggacaacaattgtCCGAGATACCCAAAATGGAATAAAACAACAAATGACAGAGAAGTAGGGAGTAATTATTACTCCAtttgttccggtcatttgtttgtCTATTCTATTTTGGGTGACTAAGTCATTTATTTTCCTTTCTATTATAAGAATGTCTTTGATGGCAATTGGCTCCTCCACACTCAATTTAATCCACTTGTcatctactccctccgtcccggtcatttgttttcctttgattttggcacaaagaccaaggaaatgggaaggggtcaattactaaatgacaagttgaataaattgagtgtaagtgaacaaattcattcttaaaataaaaatgacaa
This region of Silene latifolia isolate original U9 population unplaced genomic scaffold, ASM4854445v1 scaffold_160, whole genome shotgun sequence genomic DNA includes:
- the LOC141638022 gene encoding histone H2A — encoded protein: MDTTGGKAKKGAAGRKAGGPKKKSVTRSIKAGLQFPVGRIGRYLKKGRYAQRVGSGAPVYLAAVLEYLAAEVLELAGNAARDNKKNRIIPRHVLLAIRNDEELGKLLAGVTIAHGGVLPNINPILLPKKTAEKSPKEPKSPSKAAKSPKKAAA
- the LOC141638020 gene encoding histone H2A-like, with the protein product MDTTGGKAKKGAAGRKAGGPKKKSVTRSIKAGLQFPVGRIGRYLKKGRYAQRVGSGAPVYLAAVLEYLAAEVLELAGNAARDNKKNRIIPRHVLLAIRNDEELGKLLAGVTIAHGGVLPNINPILLPKKAAEKSPKEPKSPSKATKSPKKAAA
- the LOC141638003 gene encoding actin-depolymerizing factor 2-like isoform X2, whose amino-acid sequence is MAVHDDCKLNFLDLKAKRTYRFIVFKIEMEQKQVIVEKLGMPADTYEDFTKALPADECRYAVFDFDFVTEENCQKSKIFFIAWSPDTAKVRSKMIYASSKDRFKRELDGIQVELQATDPTEMGLDVFKDRAH
- the LOC141638003 gene encoding actin-depolymerizing factor 2-like isoform X1; translated protein: MANAASGMAVHDDCKLNFLDLKAKRTYRFIVFKIEMEQKQVIVEKLGMPADTYEDFTKALPADECRYAVFDFDFVTEENCQKSKIFFIAWSPDTAKVRSKMIYASSKDRFKRELDGIQVELQATDPTEMGLDVFKDRAH